The genomic segment GTGGCTGTAGCCTCTCCTACGCCAGGGATAGAACGGAGAAGAGGATAATCAGAGGAGAAGTTTGCCCAAAAAACCATTTGAGCCCGTATGTCAGTCAGAATGTTTTGTTGGGATAGGAGGAGTTCAATGTACATCCTTAAAACCCGTATATTTGACTGTTGGGCCCGGTTAAAAGGCAAACTTTCCTTAGCAGCCAATATGAGTTCATCGGTCTTTAATTCGTTCCAGTCTCTTGATTTCTTTGCAGGCTTAAGACACTCGATAATTTGCTCCCGTTCTGCGGATAAAATTGCTTTTGGCGATGGAAAGGTAGAAAGAACTCGTAAAGCAGTAGGACTACATAAGTGAGCAAATACGGATTCAAACTTAGGAAAAACAAGATCTAAAACGGAGCGAAACTTAAGTTGGGTTTCAGTATAAAGTGTATTAAAGCTATCATATTGCCGACAGAGGTTCTGCAATTCCAAGATGTGATCCTCAACAGGTTTGGCTTCAATAAATTCATTCAAATAATAAACCTGAGCAATCCGATTCGCATCAATGGGGTCAGTCTTAACCTTGCGGACGGATTTCTTTTTTTCAGCATGAGTTTGGAGAGGATTAAGAACGATCACTTTATAACCCGCATCTTGAAAGTAAGCGGTAATAGGCTTGGAATAGTTACCCGTTGCTTCCATAACTACATGAGGGCGTTTACCAGTTTCACTTTCAAGTTTAATAAGCTTATCTGTTAACCTGGACATATCACTCGGAGAATGCAAGAAAGGAAAAGGTTTGGAAACAGACTCTTGATATCCTTTAAACAAAGCAGCTACACTCTTAGACTTAGAAATATCAATACTTAACACAGGAACATCAATCATGAAAAACCTCCTCTTTTACCGGGTTCCATCTTTAACAACCACCTTTAGGTTCGCGTTGTGATACGGGCTCAAGGCCCAACCAGCTCAATCAAAGTATTGGTGCCAAAGAGGGTGTGAACACTTTATGCGACGGGATCTAGGTCCCAACACGGCATACGTTCTTTACCCAGTTTTTTTTAAGTATAAAGGAAAATAAAAGAAAAATGGTCCATACCCAGATTGAACTGGTTATGAACCTATAATACGAACACGGCATTCACGAAACTTGTCAAGATGAAAGTAGTATGACGCTTCGTGAATACCCAGAACGTTATACGAAACCGTACGCGAAGACCGCGCGTCCATGCGCGGATTTTTTTGAGCAAGGCGTGTAGTCGTTTGTGTCAGGTTTATATTGCTGTCGAAGGAAGATTAAAGAGGGGTCTTTTATATCGTGGAGCGGAAGACAGTATTTGTCATTGGCGATAGCGTTTCAATACACTATGGCCCATTTTTAAAGGAAATGATAAAAAGTAAATATAATTTCGGCCGGACAAGTGAAATAGTTGATGGAGATTTGGATAAACCTGTTGGTGCTAATGCCGGTGATTCTAAGATGGTCCTCGAATATTTAAGAGACGAATATAACAAGGGAACAACGTACAACATCTTGCTTTTGAATTGCGGCCTACATGATATAAGAATAGACAGGGTTACAAAACAGATTCAAGTCAAGAAATGGGAATATGAGAAAAAATTAAATCTAATATCAGACCTTGCTTTAAAGATGTCTGAGCGAGTAATGTGGATTACAACTACACCTGTACTGGATGTTATACATAATCGTAGAAATGAAGGCTTTTTACGGTATAACGAGGATGTAATTCTCTATAATAGCATAGCAGAGAATATAATGGGCAAGTACCAAATATCATGTGTTGACCTTTATACATTTACAAATAGTTTAGGAGATGATATTTATTCTGATCACGTACATTTTAAAGAATCAGTACGGGCACTACAGGGGGCATTCATTGCAGGACACTTACTTTGCAACCGATGATTATTCTTTCTATATTAACTTTTAAGATCTAATTTAAGTACTTAAGGTTTGATGGAGGTACAAGGGAAGGGGCCGCCGTCCATGGCGGCCTCTGGCTTCGCGGGGCGTACGGCTTC from the Desulfitobacterium metallireducens DSM 15288 genome contains:
- a CDS encoding IS110 family transposase, which produces MIDVPVLSIDISKSKSVAALFKGYQESVSKPFPFLHSPSDMSRLTDKLIKLESETGKRPHVVMEATGNYSKPITAYFQDAGYKVIVLNPLQTHAEKKKSVRKVKTDPIDANRIAQVYYLNEFIEAKPVEDHILELQNLCRQYDSFNTLYTETQLKFRSVLDLVFPKFESVFAHLCSPTALRVLSTFPSPKAILSAEREQIIECLKPAKKSRDWNELKTDELILAAKESLPFNRAQQSNIRVLRMYIELLLSQQNILTDIRAQMVFWANFSSDYPLLRSIPGVGEATATTILAEIGDIKRFPSAKQLVAFSGIDPSVFESGKFKSSNNKISKRGSPYLRKAIYQATVAGISNRASGPLNPILRDFYLRKINEGKPVKVAIIATANKMLRMIYGILSSQQPFSISN
- a CDS encoding SGNH/GDSL hydrolase family protein, yielding MERKTVFVIGDSVSIHYGPFLKEMIKSKYNFGRTSEIVDGDLDKPVGANAGDSKMVLEYLRDEYNKGTTYNILLLNCGLHDIRIDRVTKQIQVKKWEYEKKLNLISDLALKMSERVMWITTTPVLDVIHNRRNEGFLRYNEDVILYNSIAENIMGKYQISCVDLYTFTNSLGDDIYSDHVHFKESVRALQGAFIAGHLLCNR